A stretch of DNA from Gasterosteus aculeatus chromosome 7, fGasAcu3.hap1.1, whole genome shotgun sequence:
TTAaggagagcccaccagtggctcgGGGCAGCTTGTCTTGGCCAGTGGACTTGTGtgcctgttgtgtttgtgattgagtGCACCTACGTAGAGTACTGTGTTTGGGTCTGTGTTTTTGCCAGCACGGAGCTGACAAGAGGGGGTGAGGTAGGGCCAGAGTTTACACTGATCTCACCACACGTAGTTCTTTGTTTGTTAGTGtcataggtgtagtgggtgctgtgctctttgtgtttttcctggaAAGCGCCTACTGTTTGTTTCAACGTATGTTCAGgcatagtcctccttttggggatctcttttattttacttagtttgtctttcacagcaccctcatccaccctccttttgtttgttgtcacgtGCCTGTTTTCCTCTGGTTGCAAATAAATCCTACCCTTTTACAACTGACCAGGCTCTGCCtatatgtttatggtccccgCACCCCTAGACCATCCAGGGGGTCGTAACATatatgggggctcgtccgggatacCTTTCTAGAGGAATCCCAATTGGCAGAGATTGGTCACGTAGTCGATTTGTGTGACTAGGCGGAGCGGAGTATTGTAACGAGGTGCAGCTTGCCTGAGTGAGGGACTCATGGCCGCTGCCCGGTTTGACCTTGCAGCTTTCCTAAGCCAGCCCTCAGTGGAGCAGTTGGATGTGTGTCGGAAAGATGATTTGCTTCAGTTAGCAACCCACTTTGGCATCTCGGTTCCCAAAACTATCCTTAAAAGGGTGTTGAAACCTATGCTATCGTTAGCATTAGTCGAGAGGGGGATAATTGTAGTGCCAGAGCTGCCAGAGAAAGAGCTCATGTTCCCGGTTGCTGGTTCAGCTGCCAAAGGGGAGGTCACGCCTACCCCTGACCTTGCTACAGATGTATCGGATACCGACAGAGCAGGTGAGAGGCCTGCGACTCCTCTCACCCTGCCCAGGTTTGATCCTTCCTCTGACAGCAGTGCTCACTCGCTAGGAGGAGCGCGGCTAAAGGTTCGCCTTGCCCGCCTCCAGTATGACGCACAAGACAGGGAACGCCAGATGCGTTTCCAACTCGAAGTACGCCGAATGGAGATTGAGGCTGACCAGGCAGTGCGACTGCGGACGCTAGAGCTCGAAAGCGCCAACGCAGCCATGGCTGGTGGGGCCGTGGGTTCTGCTGGTACagtttctctcccccactcaTCCAAATTGGACTCGGTAAGTCCAGGATTTGATGTTAGCAAAAATATTGCTTTAGTACCTTTCTTCCGAGAAGCTGAAGTGGACTCGTACTTTCAAGTTTTTGAGCGAATAGCCTTGGCATTAAAATGGCCGCCTGAGGTCTGGTCTTTATTGTTGCAGTGCAAGCTACAAGGCAAAGCACAGGAGGCTATCGCTTCCCTTTCTGTAGAGGATAGTACAGACTATGAGACAGTTAAATCCGCAATCTTGCGAATTTATGAGCTTGTGCCGGAACTTACCGACAAAAGTTCCGGTCACATAAGAAACCAGCAGCGCAAAGTTACACAGAGTTTGCCCGAGAGAAAACTATACTCTTTGACCGGTGGCTTGCGTCATCTAGTGTAGCTGGGTTCAGTGCACTTAGGGAACTCTGCTTAGTAGAGGAGCTTAAACGCTGTCTACCAGAACGCATAGTGATGtacttaaatgaacaaaaagtgtTAACGTTATCTGCTGCAGCTACGTTAGCGGATGAGTACATGCTAATTCACAAACCAGCCTTTTCTCAAGTTGTAGACAGTGCCCGCCGCGGAAATCTAAACCAGTCTACTCCTCCTAGGCACCCCAGTGTGAAGGAAGAAGAGCgccgttgtttttattgtcataagaGTGGACATGTTATTGCTGATTGTATGACTTTGAAACGCAAAGACCAGCTGTCATCGCGTGTGCATCAGCCCAAAGGTGTCGGGGTAATTAACGATTTGCGAAGCCCTAAACTAAACTGTGACCACCAAAGTGAGGTTGATGCCTGTTTTCGCCCATTTGTACTCGAAGCCCTTATTTCACTGACAGGATTGCCAGCAGACCAGCAGTCTGGTAAAGTGCTACGAGACACTGCCTGTTCTCAATCAGTGGTGTTGGCTTCTGCGttacccttt
This window harbors:
- the LOC144410342 gene encoding uncharacterized protein LOC144410342, which translates into the protein MAAARFDLAAFLSQPSVEQLDVCRKDDLLQLATHFGISVPKTILKRVLKPMLSLALVERGIIVVPELPEKELMFPVAGSAAKGEVTPTPDLATDVSDTDRAGERPATPLTLPRFDPSSDSSAHSLGGARLKVRLARLQYDAQDRERQMRFQLEVRRMEIEADQAVRLRTLELESANAAMAGGAVGSAGTVSLPHSSKLDSVSPGFDVSKNIALVPFFREAEVDSYFQVFERIALALKWPPEVWSLLLQCKLQGKAQEAIASLSVEDSTDYETVKSAILRIYELVPELTDKSSGHIRNQQRKVTQSLPERKLYSLTGGLRHLV